GGCCTTGGCAGTCAAACTAGCCATCTGACTTGGCACTTGCACAGCCTCTAAAAAGACCGCAAGTTTCTTAAGCAGACTAGAACCCTTTTGTTTGCGACTGTTAAGCAACTTGTCCAAAGGCTCTACCAGTTGTGAGCGCAAGGCATTAAGCTGGTCTAAATCATACTTATCACGACTATTGGCCGTAAAATCAGACAAGAACTTGTGACGCCCCTTGATATCTGCAAAATTGACATAATACTCAAAAAGGTCTAAGTCCTCTTGAGTAAAACCGCCATAGAGACCTGATTTTACGAGATTAAGCAAATCCTCGGCACGATAATTATAGCGCTTGATACGCTCTAGCGAATCCACAAACTGCACCAAAGGATGGCTAGACATGGTTTCTTCCTTACCGAAATAATAGGGAATATCAAATTTTCGGAAAATCTGACCCACCTGAAGCTTATAACTCTCCTCATCACCAAGCAGGACCAAGATATCCTTGTAGCGCTTGCCATCCGCCAGCAACTGACGAATACTCTTGGCAACCTGAGCCACTTCTTCCTTTTGGTTGACCACTTCCCAGACCTGCAAGGCTTGCTTGTCTTGATCAATAACCTTCTCATCTACCGTACTAAAATCATGACGGCTCTCCAAAAGACGACTAATACGTGCAAAAGAAGGATTGCCCTCTTTGTCTGTCGTCACGTAGTCAGGTGTCACCTTATAGGTCTGAGCCAAAGTCCTCAGAAAATCCACTGAAGCCTGATAAACATTGCCATAAACAAAGTTAGCCTTATAAGCTTTTTGACTGGCATAGGTCCCAATGACAATCTGGTGGCACTTATCATTCAAGAGTGCAACCAGTGCTTCCTCCTCAGCTGAGAAACGCGTAAAACCATCAATGACCAAAACCGTGTTACTCAAGGCCTTATCTAGGTGGCCTGAGGTAATCTCCTTGAAGAAGGCACTGAGTTTTGATTGATTGTCGAAATCTCCCGCCAACAAGAGATCCTGAGCCGCACTGAAAATCCTTACCAAATCCTCTTGTTTCTCCGCCTGATCCAAATGCTGCAAATCCAGAACTGTCATATTAGCCTGCTGCAACTCTTTGTAAAGGTCCACCAATTGATTAATAAAGTTACTATCCTTGCGTAAACGACCATAAACCTTGAGCTCATCATCGCCCATATGTGACAAGACCTTATAAAAAATCATGGCCAGACCAGTATCATCCAACTGAGTTTTTGGGTTACTCGTATTGAGAATAAAGTACCTAGCCATCTGAGTAAAACGAGTCACCGTAATCTCAAAGGACGCTGACTGAGGCAGGTATTCCAAGACCTTACGCTCCTTCTCAAATGATAGGGCATTAGGGGCAATATAAAAGACCCTCTTTCCCTTTTGAGCATAGCTAGTCGCCTGCTCCGTCAGAATTTCTGTTAAATCCTGAGACATATCCGTATAAAGTAATTTCATAAGACGTCCCTTTCTTGTCTCTACACCAGTCGTTAGGCTAAGCAAGTCGCCATTCACTTAGCTCTAAGAACCACTAATCCTTGCTATTATAACACAGAATGAAGCAACAATCAGACTCCTCCCTCACGCCTTCCTCCTCCGATGTCCTAAGCTTCAGACATAAGCATAAGCTCAGCAGCAAAGAGCCCTACTTTATGGATCTGTAACGAAAAAAAGAGCCAAATCCTTTGATTTAGCTCTATATATTTATTTAAAAATCAATTCCTGTTTGAAGAGGTAATCACCACTGCTTGTAATCAGATTGGCATCACTATACTTCCTAAGAATATCCTTGGCTGAGTGAAGGTTAAGACCAGAGGTCTTCTTCTGATTTTCTTCCTGCATAATGGCATCAAGGTCAACTTTTTCTTCTTGCGTCCTATTTTCCATGACGAAATGGTAACTCCCATCCTTATCATGACGATGAAAACTAAAATTGATTTGACTGGCAGGCACCTGCTTACTCTCATCAATCGCATTACTAAAGAAAATGGACACCAGCAAGGTCAAGTCAACCACGTTCATGGTAAAGCCTGAAATCTCCTCAGGAATATCACAAGTCACTGGAATATTACTACGTTTAGCCTCCATCATACGAGCCGAAAGAAGACTACGTAAGGGCAAGGATTGAATATTTTCTAGCTTAGGATTATCAATGACACGGAAACGTTCAAACTCCTTGGCACTCTCTCTAAGAACATTCTGATACACCTGTTCAGCAAGGGCCTCTTCCTGGTCACGCACTTCCTCTGAAAATTGTTCCACAACCGTCTGATAAGACTGTCTGTATTGTAACAATTCATTGTAGAGAAGATCAATCTTTTGGTTGGCCTTGGTCAAACTATTCAAATGCCGTTTTTCCTCCATGGCCAAACTCTCTTCCAAATACTGCCTAGACAGTTGATTAAGATGAGCAACTAGGAAAATAAAGGCCACTGCAGACAAGAGAACCCCTAACATACGAAGTCTCAATTCCAAATCTAAAGAATAACCAGGTAACCAGTCATCTAAATTCATACTGAGAAAGATTCCCAATAAATAAGTAGCCATGGCTAAGGCAGCTCTTCTAGAAATCTGGAGGTTATGGAAAGAGTCATCACTATAGACCTTCCAACACTTCAAATCCAAGCCCAAGAAACGGTCAAAAACAAAATAAAGTGGCAAAATCAAACCGTAAGATAAGAGATAGAAAAGTGCATTAGACCCTACCTCAGCTACAGGGAGATTTAAGAGAAGGGGAATAAAGAAGAGTCCCAATAAACGATAAAGCAAATCTGATGTCACCACTGGAAACAAGGTATGAAAAGCATACTGCGTTACCGTCCAAGTCTTTCCTTTAGCCAGAATAGCCAAAACCATCAGAATAAAGACATCAGCAATCATGTTCATACTCTTAATATTATACTGAAGAACCACATCTAGCAGGGCTAAGGTCAGAAACACCGTCCAGGAGATACGAATGTCTGTCATTCGTTTGAAAATAGCACAGTTTATCGTCAGCGTTATAATAATCTGAATGGCTAGAAAGGCATCTGTATTATAGAGATTTAAAAAATTTATTCCCAAAAACGACTCAAACATCGAATCTCCTTTCTATATATTTTTTTACAAGTTGGTTAGTATTCAAATTGCTGTCTATAGATGAACTTATCATTCTTAAAGCTAAGTTTAGACTGAGGGTAACGCTCCATAATATCTTCGATCTGTTCATTGATTGACAGATGATTCTCGTACGCCTTGTGAGGTGCCTCAGCACTGTCTTGCGAAAGGGTTGTCTCTACAGAGAGGACCTGAACCTCACCACTTTGGTAATAAGACAGACGAACTAAGTTATTTTCTTGACCATGAGCTCTCAACAAGGCATTGTCCAAGAAGGTCGTTAGGACAGCTGATAAATCCACTATATCAATATGGGATGGGGATATAGGGTCTGGAACCTCCATGATAAAATCAATTCCAACAGCATGAAACTCCATATACTTACTCTCAATGACGGAACGTAACAATTGAGAAAGAAGGTTGGGAATATCTGGCATAACCTTGCTGAAGGGAACTTCTTCCTCAGATAGGTTTTGACTGTCTCCCTCTTGACTAGTAGCCAGAACAGTCTTAGCCTTCTTAGGTACAACTACCTTAGGCACTCCATCACGGTATAACTCCTGATAAAGATGGAGGATATGCCTACTAGATTCCTGTAAGCTCTGGAAATGACGTTCCTGCTCCTCTTTCAACTCCAGAAAAAGTTCATCCTTTATCCACTGATTGGCATAGGAAACAACGATAAAGAAGGCTCCTGTTGCCAATAGAACGACCAACTTAGCATAATTGTTAACCACTTCCACAGGCCAGATACTAGCAAAGTAAGGCATGAATTCATTTAAAAGCCCATATGAAAGAAAGGCAAAGCTAACCCCAATAACAATAGGGGTGAAGTGTATGCGCAAGCGCTCCTTTTCCTCGACCTGCAAATATTCATAGCCAATAAAACGGTGAACCAAGAGGTAAATAGGATAGGTAACTACCACACAGATAAACTCCGTTAAAGATTCTGGAATACGGCTAGTCAAGTCGGCTCCCAAAAGTAAAGGAAAGACGATTAATGACAAGCCCCGTATAATGATATTAGTTGTTCCCCAGGCATAAAAGCTATTAAATACCGGCTCTATCCATGGCAAGTCTGGACGTTTGTAATAACTAAAACAAAATAATATGAGAGGATTAAGTAAAAATTTGAATCCCATAGGAAGAAGGGGAGTCAAAACAACTGACAAAAGACCACCTAATAAAAGTAGCCTCCAAGAAATCTTGACCCTACCAGCTGCATGAAACATCAGATAATTGACAAAGAAAATCAAGAGTGTGTCTATAGATATTAGCCAATGAAAATCTTTAAAAACAGCAAATAGCGATTCAATAATAAAAGTCATTCTTTTCCCCCTCTCCCTTTAATCTGATTTAAGAAACTTCCTCAAAAATCCCCTAGGAAGCCCTTTTTACAACACTACTCATTATATAGCTTTTTGTAAGTTTTCACAATAATTAAAGTTCTAATAAAGTCTATAATACCTCTAAGAATCCATTTATTTATATAAGATGGACTTACTATTAAATTAAAGTTACAAATGTAACATAAAAAGTTGAGATAATTTTATCTCAACTTTTAGGTTATAACATTACTTTTTTAAGACTTTCACCCTTGTCAGGTCTAATCAGCTTTATAGTAGAATTGTTTGGCGTCAGATTGTGGTGATGCTGACTGGGTAATCAAAATACGGTCTTTAGTATTATCCGAACCGTCCACAAATCCCTGTACTGTCGGAAGCGTTACTCCCTTAGGAATAAAGACAATCGCTGCTCCGGAAATACCCATCCTTAAACTTGATGTGAGATAGCCATTCTCAAGTTTTCCATTTGTATTTTCAACAACATAATTCTCAGGAGCTGTTAAATTGTCCTTAGAAAAATTCAGACTTAAGCCATTCCCATTCTTCCAAGTCCCTTCTAGGCTTTGGAAGTTATTATCCTTGATAGCATTAACATCCATACCTGTTTGTTCGGTCTTGGTTTCCGTTTTTGATTCTGTTTTAGCCTCTGATGAGCTTGATGTTGACTCTGATGATTGTGAAGAACTTGAAGATTCTGAGCTTTCAGATGTGCTAGCACTAGAGTAATGCTTGAGCAACTCTTGGTAAGCCTCTTGCATGTCATCTGGTGCTACCTTATAGGTCTGAACAGCCTTCTTATCGTAATTGCCCTTCCAGTAGTTCGTCACATAATAAACGGTACCGTTGGAGCCTAGAACGATTTGGTAAGAATCCTTATCTTGGTCAACCAAATCCTTATAGAGCTTGTTGTAACCATTATAATTGCCACCAGTTTTATCATCAGCTGAAAAGTCCTTAAAGAGGGCTTTTTGTTCAGCAGCATCGTCTTCATACATAGCATGTTTCTTATCCTTCAAGGTATAAAGACGGAAGGATGATGTTGGGCTATAGTCTGCGGTCTTGCCACTATTCTCATTAATCCCTAAAGCAAAGGAATCAACCGTGTTTTTATAATCCTTGAAATCATAGTTTGAGACTTCCTTGCCATTGATGATACCACTCGGAACACCAGTAATATGTTCATAGCCATCCGCATTGATGAGATTAGCAAGGATGGTAATCGTTTGGCTGCTACCTTTTTCCTTAGGTGCCTTAAATGACAGGAAGGTTGGACTACCATCATTGACCTTGGTGATGCTGTCAAAGCTGCTTTGAACTAAAACAGCATCCTTGGCATAATCAGACTGATAGAGCCATTTCCCAAAAGCTTCCGTGATAGACTTAATGTCCTCAGTCGAATAGTCTGCAATATAAGTGGTTTCCTTATCACCATTGACATCAGTCTTAGTCTTGATATCTGCATTTGGCTTATTTGGATCGTTAGAAGACGATTCTGAGCTTGCATCACTACCAGAGGATGAACTACTTGATTCCAAAATATCCTTAATTATACTTTTAACTTGGCTACTTGAAGAACTAGACGAAGCCTCGCTAGACTCAACGACTTCAGAGCCTCCCTCAACCTGAGTATAGGTGTCTGATTCAGTCATTTCAACCTTCGCATCTCCTCCAGGTACCATACTTGGTGTGATACGGATAGTACCATCTGAGCTGCCGTTAGTTCCAGGCAACTTAAAGCTCAAAGAACGGTCTTCGCCGGCTTGGGCATTAGCCTGATAAGTATCCCCGGTCTCCGTATTTTTGACTTCGTATTTGTCTCCCTTGATCTTACGAACTTCAAAACGCACCTTGTTCCCGGTATTCTTATCGACAACGGTTGTGGCATAAACTCTTGAAGATGATGTAAATGCCGTGCTCTGAGTGTATTTTCCAAGTACCATGAAGACCAAAAAGACAATCAAGGCTAAACCGATAAACTTTTTATGTTTAAACTGTTTCATGAGGTCCTCCTAGATAAATAGATAGCCAACAACATAGCCAAAGAGAGCAATACAAATCAAGAGCAAAATTTCCAAAACTAAAAACCAGCTAAACTTGAGATTACCCAAACCAACCTTAGACAAAACTTGTCTGAATTTAGAATTTTTCTGTCTGCTCAAGCCACTAGAAAGGGCAAAACCAGCCTTAGCAGCTTCTGCGACTTCCTTATCACTTGGCTTGCGACCATGCTGCACTTGGAAGTCAATCAGCCATTCATCATATTGTTGCATTTATTTCTCCTTCTTCTGAAGTGTGACGAAAAAGAGTAGGGCATAAACTAGGCAATGAAGCACCAAGGCCCACCATTGTCCCCAGAATTCGCCTGTAGAACCTTGAAAAGCCTCCAACTGGCTCTTAGGGACAGGAACATGGTACTTAGCCAAACTAGATGGCAAGTCTGACAAGTCACTAGAAATCCCAAAAAGCTTGTGGCCATAACCTAGATAGATAAATTTTTGTACCCAATCAATGGCCTTTGGCAAAGACAGGATAGTTCCCGACAATGAAAATTGCATGATACCCACAACGACTGCTAGGATAACAGAGGTAATCTCAGATTTGCCAACCAAGGCTGAGATAAAGAGGGCAATAAAATGCGACGCCAAGAAAACCAGGAGCACTGTAATCCCAACTTCCCAACGGTAGGAACCAAAAATATGACCAGCATCTGGAAATTCCTTGTCAAAGAACTTACTAAAGACAGAGTAAGATAGGATAAAGACAATGGTTTCCAAAACGGCAAAGAAGGCGTGAATCCCCATACTAGCCAAGGCGAAGGCTGAACGACTCAAACCTGAGAAAAAGTCACGGTTGAGGACCGAGCGTTCCTTAGAAATATAAATACTGTTTTGAACCACAATCAAGAGACTGGTTGAGAAAAGCAAGAGAAAGAGGGTCATTCGAGTTGTTTCGAAATCTTTCAAAAATCCCTTGTCTTGGATATAGAGGATTAAGCCTTCAAAAGCGACAATGCCCAGAAGAACCTTCACAAAATCCATGTAGTGGTGTTTAAATTTATACCAACTTAATCGTAATGCTGCGTTCATAAGTCTCCCTAAATCTTGTAAATGCGCGTTGAAGCATTGAGCTCCTGGTAGACATCTGCGATATTCATATCCATATATTTGCGAATCATGTAAGGATCGCTAGTCTTGTATTCCAAAAGCAAGTCTTCATAAGTCCCTGCAAAGGTTGGACGTCCCTTAGACAAGAAGATAATCTTGTCAAAAATAGCCAGATTTTCTGTATTGTGGGTAATAACCACAATTGACTTGTTAGCTGATTTAGCCAAAATTTTCAAGGTACGTAAGAGATTACGGTCACTGAGAGCATCCAAACCTGAAGATGGCTCGTCAAGAATAAAGTAGGGACTAGGGCTAAGAAGCTCAATACCAATTGAGACACGGCGTTTTTGCCCGCCAGAAAGCTCTGAAATCTTCTTGTTTGCAAATTCCGTCAACCCTAAATCATCCATAATTCCTGCAATACGATGCTTTTTAGTCAGCTTACCACTTCCTTTCAGATGATGGTCCGCATAAAAATCAAAGGTCTCAGATACCTTGAGGTACTCACGTAGAAGATTTTGTTGGGGCACATAGGACCAAGAGCGTGAACCAGCAGTCACAGGTTTGCCATTTTCTAAAATACGAAATTGTTGGCAGGTTGGTTTAAGCTGGCCAAGGAGAATCTCAGTTAAGGTTGTTTTTCCTGAACCAGAGGCACCCAAGATACCGACAACTTGGCCAGTCTCCATAGTAACATCCAAATCTGTAAAGAGCTGGTTATCATTTCCCTTATATTTGAAACAGATATGTTCAAATGTTAATTGATTGGTTTCCATTAATATCTCCTAAGACATAAGTAACATCAAAGCCACAATTAGAATGGCTCCGATAATAAGAACGATGACATTGATATTGAAAAAGAGAATCAAGCTTAGTAGAATCACAAAGGCGAAGGCCGCAAAGAGGTAATTTTTAAGAGATGACTCTTTAGTTTGAGTCACCACAACAGGTTCAAAAGGGATTTCCTTTTTAGCTGTTACATTGCTAGTATCAGTGGTCGTTCCCTTTTCAGCTTCCAATGCCTTTCTCTGAGCCTGTCTGAGTTTTCGATCGTATTGTAACTTCTCATGGTCTGAGAAAAAGATTGAGCGAATCGTGTAGAGCTCACTACGCAAACGCTCTCCCTCTTTATCCAAGGTACCATTTGTCCAGAGCTCCTCCAGCTCTTCACGTAAAAAGGAAAGTGCCACGAAACAATCTTGAGCCGACATCTCTGGAGAGATACGGTTACTGACCTCTCTTAAATAAGATACTTCCTGTCCTGTCTCTGTATCAATTGCTTTGTAGTAGTCTATCATGAGATGAATTTAGCAAAAATAGCTTGAAGTTCTGACAAGTCTTCCTTAACCACTTCTTGGGTTTGGTTGACTTGTGCATTGACTGAAAAGCGTGCCACAACAGTATTGCTTCGAGGATCAGACACTGTTACGGTAACAATTTGTTCTGAATCGAAAGCATAGGTGACTTGTGCCAAAAGCTCGCCTTTCTGACGAGGTTGTGGCACTTGTCCTCCCACTTGTCCCAAAATCTTTACAGCAAATGGATTTTCATAATTTCCTTCTGTGATACGAAGTTTAAACTTACTCTGTCCATCCACGACCGCAAAGAGATCCTTGGTAACAGCCAAAGGCAAGACTGAGTTACGTGGAACCACGACACTATTATAGTAGTCACCCACAAAACTGTAGTTCTTGTTTGGATTTTTCTTGAAGAGCAGACCGATTCCCTGAGAGGTCACATCCTTGACAACCACTCTATCTGTCTCAGTTGTCTTACCATCCTGGTGCTCAGAGAAGCTAACCTCATTATTGACGATAAGGTCAGCCAAAATAGAAGCCCCTTGTGCCACGATAGTATCTGGATTAAGGTCAAACTTAGGTTCCAAACCACTCATCAAACGAATCATCTGACGAATCATTGGCATACGTGTTGACCCACCCACAAGGAGAATATGGTCAATCTCTTCCCATTTCAAGCCAGATGCTTGAAGGGTAGATTGCACCTTGATTTCAGTATCTTTGAGGAGGTCCAAGGTAATTTCATTGAAAATCGCTTGAGTTATCAAGACACCGTAACCTTGACCATTGACATAGTGCTCATAGAGAGCTTGGTCATTCACAGATAGACTAGTCTTAATCTGCTCAGCCTTATATTGAAGTTGAATTTTTTCCTTCTCGGAAAGGTTAGTCATATTGACCCCTTGTTTTTCCAACTCCTGCATGATGTAGCCCACAAGACGCTTATCAAAATCAATCCCACCAAGGCGTGAATTCCCGTCAGTTGCCAAAATATCATAGGCATGATCAGCCACGCGCATGATGGTAACGTCAAAAGTTCCTCCACCTAGGTCGAAGACCAAGACATTCCCTTGAGCATTTTTAGTGTGGGCATAGGCAATGGCCGCAGCTGTAGGCTCATTGATAATACGCAAAACATTAAATCCTGCAATACGACCAGCATTCTTAGTTGCCGCACGTTGATCTGACGTAAAGTAGGCAGGCACTGTGATAACAGCATCCTTGATACCATCTGCTTGGCCCATCTCCTGCCCAACTACATAGGCACGTTTACGAAATTCGTTCAAAACCAAGGCCGAAAGAATAATAGAATTGACACGTGTGTGGTCTGGTGTATCACTAGCAATGGGACGCCCAATATCACGTTTAAAATCAAATTTAAAGTTTTCTGTACTTCCGATTTCTGTCCCACGTTCAATGGCTTCCTTACCAAAAGACACATGATTTTGGCCACTAATATTTGAGAAATAAACCGCTGAACGTAAGACCTGATCGTCATTCGTCCCCATCGGAATAATCTCTGGCACATCTTCACGAACAACAGCCATAACGGAATTCGTTGTTCCTAAATCAATACCAATCGCTTTTTTTCTCATAACAATTTCCCTTCTAGCCTCATTTTGAGTTTACTTGACTATCGCTCCAAGCAGGCATCCGCTTAGATTATCTCCATCATCGCTGTCACATAAAACTTCAAAAGAGTAAAGTTATTCCAGTCTAGTTTTTTTCACTATACTATATTATCACAAATAAAGAGACTATAAAATAGGAAAAAAGGGAGTAGGACCGAACAACTTTTTAAAAATTGTTCCTTGCCCCACTCCCCTTGAGTATCAATCAATCTGATAGACTGGATGAACTTAGAAATACAGGAGTATTATCCACTTAAAGTGTCATGCTTTATAGCAACTAAGATACTCCTACTTTCTAAAAAAAGCTGAGAGTCTTATCTCAGCTTTCTTTGTTATAGTCAAAGTGGATGACTTGCTTCTTTGCATCTACATACGCGTGGACTCCGAAGGGAACAATGGCTCTTGGAGTTGCGTGTCCGACATTCAGATTATAGACAATTGGGATATTGCTATCAATGATGTCCATTAAAGCTTCCTTATAGTCGTCATAGAAGGTTTCATCCATAGGTTTCCCAACCAGGAGTCCACTGATGACCTCAAATATCCTAGTTTCTTTTAAAGTTTGCAACATTTTTTTGAAATCATCAGGTTCAGGCTTTTCTTCACTTGTTTCTAGCAATAGAATCTTTCCTTCCCAGTCGGATAAGTCAGGGAAAAGTTTGTATTTTTGGCAGAGGTCTGTGCTATCTGCGTGTAGAGAGTTGTCAAAGATATCGTAGAGGGATTCGAGGCAACCGCCGAGAATTTCCCCCTCGAACTGGGCAGTTCCTTGTAACAAGTCAAAACCTGTATTTGCATGGCTGACACGAGGTGTTCCCAAAGCTTTGGGACTAAAATCAGTCCGTTCCTCATACCAAACGTTACTAGGTCGAATTTCTGAGATTTTTCCAGTCTCAATCAATTCTTTAAAGTAGTGGAGGCTATATGGCAACATTTCTTTGTCTAACTCACAAATGTCTGCTAGAAATGATTGACCGTAAAAAGTATTGATTCCTAGTTTATGCAACATGAGGTGGTTCATGGTTGTATCCGAGAAACCGAGAAAAATCTTTGGTTTGATAACCTTTTGTAGTTGGTCATTTTCAAAGAGGTAGGGTAGCAAGCGATAGGTATCGTCCCCACCGATGGCGCATAGAATCATGTCGATGCTATCATCAGAAAAGGCATGAATCAAATCCTCTGCACGAGCTTCAGGGTGTTCTTTGATAAAGTCTAATCCTTTTAGTGAATGGGGCAAAAAGACAGGTTTGAGTCCGAGGTCCTTGAGACGTTGAATACCCAAGTCCACTTCGTGCTTGACAAAGTCTTCACCGATAATCCCACTAGATAAACTTATAATACCAATAGTAGAAACCATGTCTTGTCCCTCCTGAAAATAGATTGAGCCTATCTTATCACAGGAGATGAGATAAAACAATAGGTATTATATTAATCAGAGGTTCCCTCCACTAACTTAATCAATCGCATTCTCACCAACATAAATAATTTCTAAATTACCCAAGGAAACATCACCTTTGATGTAGAAGTCCTTGTTAGTTAAGTTGCTAGGATTTTCCTCATGCTGTACAGCTGAAAGAGAGTTATCCACATTCACATGTACCCGCCAATCACTGGGCACATAGAGGCTAAGACTTCCAAGAGAAACGTCCACATCAAACTGGGCAGATGGCCCCTCAATACGGCAATTATCAAAATAAACGGAAGCCTGTCCTAAACTAACTTCCGCACTCCCATGCGTAAATTGCTGGTCATTGAGATATTTGGTCACTACTGAAAAAGTGACATCAATATCATTTCCACCATTATTAGCGTCTGAACCAGTAGAACCCAGTCCAAAGCGATTCTTTGTTTTACTAGAAGGATTGAAGAGAATGTTCAAGCCAATAACTGCAAGAATGGAAGAAAAGATAAGGACCGAATTAGATACTGGAAGAAAATGGAACTGTCCATTAAGTGAAAATAGAGCCACAATGCCATAGGCGAAACCAAGACCAAAATGTCGCTTCAAAAGACTAGAAAGGGACAAAATTGCCAATAAGACTACCCAGGCCAACATCCAAATACTAATTTCCCATTTTATAAAATAGTCTTGTACAATTACCAAAGCTGCCAAAAGGATCAAGAGGATCCCAATTAATTTCTTTCTCATTATCTTACCTCATTTCGTTTAGTCGTTCTTTTAAAACTTGATAGTAGCGTCTTGATACATGGACCTGCTTGTGGGTCTGATAGAAATTCACCGTACTAGTCCCCGAAAAAGACTTCTCTAAAGAATAAATCTGCTTAGCATTAACAATCGTCGATTTGGAAATCCGACAAAAGGCAATCGGGAGCAACTCTTCTAATTCGTAGAGCTTTTGCTTCACCTCATAGGCCTCATCCTTGGTATGTCCAAAAATCTTTTCCCCGTCTGTTTCAAAAAAGAGAATATTTGCCAAATCCAGAAAATATTCGCTTCGATCCTTGTAAAAGGCTAAAGGAACTAACTTTTGCTTTAGAATAGATTCTTGGAGCTGGGCCAATTCCTGTGTTAACCGAGGAGCTCGAATCAAGATTTCAGGCTCATCCATGGATGGGTCCAATTCGATTCTAACTTTCATAATACTCCTTTCCTGTCCTTTTGATGCTTCCATTATAACAACTGCTTTACACAAAACAAGGCCTTTTAGGTAAGTGGCACGGTTTAGCCCCTAAGAGGTAATAACAGACAAACAAAAGAACCTGGCAATTGCCAAGTTCTTCATTTTTTAGTCTGGAGGACTAACCTCCTATTTGTAATCAGTTCAACAATGACTAGCTCTATGAGAAAGCATCTACTATTTCACAGTATTTTCACGACTCACATTTTGTGATTCGCCAGCCTTGCCATTGATACGGTAGTCGCTGTAGTTAGAACCATTGCTGCTAGAGTCACTATCATCACCAACATATTCTACATTACATGACCATGAGATTTTATCTTTGATATCTCCTGATGACTTGAATTTCGAATCATAACCATAGTAGAAATCATAAACGGCTGTGAAGGTCACCTTGAAGGTCTTCTCACCAGTCTGAACGACTTCTGTGACGTCAACGTCCGAGAAAGTAATACTATCAGCAGCACGGTTTTTAGCACCTGTAGTATTTTTATCAATATCAGCCGTTACATCCTTATACATGGTATCATCAGTACCATTAAGGAAAATATCGGATACACCATCTGGTGTCATGTTGTGATTAGATGCGTAGCTACCAAATTTACCGTAAGCAGCGGTCAAAAGACGATCTGCCGTATCACGGTCAAGAACACCATCAGCATCAAGAGTAACCGTTTGGCCTTCAGAGATTTTCTTAATAGACAATGTCTCTGTTTTAATAGAGCTACCATCTTCGAAATTCTTCTTAACATAAACAGCTGATGAACCT
The DNA window shown above is from Streptococcus salivarius and carries:
- a CDS encoding Hsp70 family protein; the encoded protein is MRKKAIGIDLGTTNSVMAVVREDVPEIIPMGTNDDQVLRSAVYFSNISGQNHVSFGKEAIERGTEIGSTENFKFDFKRDIGRPIASDTPDHTRVNSIILSALVLNEFRKRAYVVGQEMGQADGIKDAVITVPAYFTSDQRAATKNAGRIAGFNVLRIINEPTAAAIAYAHTKNAQGNVLVFDLGGGTFDVTIMRVADHAYDILATDGNSRLGGIDFDKRLVGYIMQELEKQGVNMTNLSEKEKIQLQYKAEQIKTSLSVNDQALYEHYVNGQGYGVLITQAIFNEITLDLLKDTEIKVQSTLQASGLKWEEIDHILLVGGSTRMPMIRQMIRLMSGLEPKFDLNPDTIVAQGASILADLIVNNEVSFSEHQDGKTTETDRVVVKDVTSQGIGLLFKKNPNKNYSFVGDYYNSVVVPRNSVLPLAVTKDLFAVVDGQSKFKLRITEGNYENPFAVKILGQVGGQVPQPRQKGELLAQVTYAFDSEQIVTVTVSDPRSNTVVARFSVNAQVNQTQEVVKEDLSELQAIFAKFIS
- a CDS encoding S66 peptidase family protein; translation: MVSTIGIISLSSGIIGEDFVKHEVDLGIQRLKDLGLKPVFLPHSLKGLDFIKEHPEARAEDLIHAFSDDSIDMILCAIGGDDTYRLLPYLFENDQLQKVIKPKIFLGFSDTTMNHLMLHKLGINTFYGQSFLADICELDKEMLPYSLHYFKELIETGKISEIRPSNVWYEERTDFSPKALGTPRVSHANTGFDLLQGTAQFEGEILGGCLESLYDIFDNSLHADSTDLCQKYKLFPDLSDWEGKILLLETSEEKPEPDDFKKMLQTLKETRIFEVISGLLVGKPMDETFYDDYKEALMDIIDSNIPIVYNLNVGHATPRAIVPFGVHAYVDAKKQVIHFDYNKES
- a CDS encoding LytTR family DNA-binding domain-containing protein, whose product is MKVRIELDPSMDEPEILIRAPRLTQELAQLQESILKQKLVPLAFYKDRSEYFLDLANILFFETDGEKIFGHTKDEAYEVKQKLYELEELLPIAFCRISKSTIVNAKQIYSLEKSFSGTSTVNFYQTHKQVHVSRRYYQVLKERLNEMR